The Peptoanaerobacter stomatis genome includes the window TCAAATATATTTCTCATAAGTATTTCAGATGACGAAGGATCAACATTTGATGTATGTCCACTTCTAAGCAACATAAGTCCGAGTACGCCAAGCATAGCAAAAAGCAACACCACTTGCCATACCTTTACATTTTTTTGGAGTGTTTCTACAACTTGTTCTTTAAGTGACCTGTTTTTATCAAAATATTTTCCAAGTCCTATTATGCTCAAATATGCAAACGGCACTATCAAAAGTGGTAACATCTGTGATATTTTTACACCTGAAAATTTACTGAATTCAAGCATATATACACTATCTCCGTACAAAGTCACTATGAATGTAACTCCTATCAGTGAAATCATTATACATTTCAACAATTCTACAGTTCCAAATAAAAATAGTTTATAAATATTTGTATTTTCTAAAGATTTATTTTCTTCAAATTTTTTTGTAGCTCTTAGTAAATATACAATAGAAAGTGTAGCAAATGATATTGTACCGAGCAATGCCATAAATGTATTAAATGTCGCAAGCTTTATATTAAATTTATATATTCCTGCTGAGCCTATCACTCCAAGTACAAGTAATACGAGTTGAATGTTTTGTGTATTTTTAAATATATTGTCAAATATTATAAGGGCACTTACCATTATTGCAACTGTAGCTAATAATTTCATATATTTAGATGTCAAAAATCTATCCATAGTTTTTACATAGCTGTCTGATGTTATAGGTGTTATGCCATAAAATTTATCAAGTCTTGAATTTAATTCTTCGAACCTTTGTTTATATATACTCATATCTGTTATGAGATGGCCTCCTTTGTAATGGAAGGCTCTGAAATATATAACTCTTATATTTCTTTCAGATATGGCTCTATAATATGAATTCATTATCTCTTGACCTTGATTATGACCTGCTATGCCATAGTCATATCTGTCTTGTATATATGTTAGAGTTGAAAATAATCTCGTTGTCTGATAATCCATTTTTTGAGTCAAAGCTCTCAAACCTTTTAAGTCTATATTTCCGTCCTGCTCAGATGTTTCTATTGCAACTGGTATCAAAGATGCTTCTTTCATCTTTTCAGCAAGATAATCGGTATTTTCTTCTCCTCCTAATATCTCCTCTCCACCGAATATAACTATTCTTTGATTAGGGGAATATTTTTTTACAAAGTTAATATATCTATCTATTGATTTTTTTTCATCTTGTATCGCACCTATATATACAGGTCTTAAATTTATAGAAAATTTATTGTCTTTCAACTCTTGAAGTTCACTGTCCACAAAACCCAATCCTGTATATTCTATAAGCGACTGCTTGTTGTTTTCAAGTGCAACTCTCTTACCTGTAAAATCTCTCATTATCTGTGAGCTGTTATATGCAAAATCAGATAATCTGCCTTCTATTATCAGTGTATCTTCGTCCTTATAATATATTTTTCTGCCATCTTTTACAGTTTCCTCAAGACCTTTTTTAATGTATTCAAGTCCATATTTTGTACCGTTTATCTCCAAGTCTAAACCGTCATACCTTGTAGATATCTTAAAATTTTCATTCAATTTAAGCGAATCTATAGTATCCTCAAAAACACATATAGAATTTACACCTATATCCGTAAATTCTCTTGCTACATCTAAATAATCTCTGTTTTCAACAGATGCAACGCTTTTTATATCTCTAAGCTCCATTACGGTTTCATATGTTTTATAATTGCTTTCAACGTTTATACGCTCATACACAACTTTTAACGAGCCGAGTAGACATATACACATCAAAAATAAATAAACAAAATATATTTTTTTAAGCCTCATCCAATTACCTCTTTAAAAATTTTATAATAAATTTATTTATAGGATTTAATACTAAAATCCATTTAAAATTAAGATATGCTCAAATTGTTTTGCAATCAAAATTGCTGACACTTTTATAAAAAACTCCTAAAGCACAAAACATTTTAGAGTTATCTTAAAATATCTTTTAATATTAACAATGTGTTCGGTTTGTAACAAAAAACATATTTGAATATTATATTAAAATATCTCTTTTTAATTAGATAATAATATAAAATATTAAATTTAAGAATTTTTTCTCTTTTTTATAATATTTTTTACAAAACTCACCTGTTTTATTTTTAAAATAAATGCTGAAAGAAAATATGTCAATACTCCTGCAACAAACAATATTGCCAAATTTATAATTTTTTTAGAAGCACCTATATTTCCTCCAGGCAGTATTTTCTTTATTAAAAATATCACTATACACATCAAAACTGAAGATATCACAATCTTCAATATCTCTTTTATAAAATCAAAGTCTATAAGCTTG containing:
- a CDS encoding DUF5693 family protein; amino-acid sequence: MRLKKIYFVYLFLMCICLLGSLKVVYERINVESNYKTYETVMELRDIKSVASVENRDYLDVAREFTDIGVNSICVFEDTIDSLKLNENFKISTRYDGLDLEINGTKYGLEYIKKGLEETVKDGRKIYYKDEDTLIIEGRLSDFAYNSSQIMRDFTGKRVALENNKQSLIEYTGLGFVDSELQELKDNKFSINLRPVYIGAIQDEKKSIDRYINFVKKYSPNQRIVIFGGEEILGGEENTDYLAEKMKEASLIPVAIETSEQDGNIDLKGLRALTQKMDYQTTRLFSTLTYIQDRYDYGIAGHNQGQEIMNSYYRAISERNIRVIYFRAFHYKGGHLITDMSIYKQRFEELNSRLDKFYGITPITSDSYVKTMDRFLTSKYMKLLATVAIMVSALIIFDNIFKNTQNIQLVLLVLGVIGSAGIYKFNIKLATFNTFMALLGTISFATLSIVYLLRATKKFEENKSLENTNIYKLFLFGTVELLKCIMISLIGVTFIVTLYGDSVYMLEFSKFSGVKISQMLPLLIVPFAYLSIIGLGKYFDKNRSLKEQVVETLQKNVKVWQVVLLFAMLGVLGLMLLRSGHTSNVDPSSSEILMRNIFEYIFPARPRNKAIFLGYPSLILLIMLASKKKFRDTYILFALAATIGQADILNTFSHIRTPFLVSLSRVGVEYAVSFVITFVIVVLIDIICKIIQRGKRANA